Genomic segment of Magnetospirillum sp. WYHS-4:
CGCCGACGACATCCGCGCCGGCTGCCGGGCGGGGGCGCCGGAGCGTTGGCGTTTGGTTTACAACGCCGTCTACCAGGAACAGGTACGAGCCTACGAAATCGAAGCCGGGGCCCCCGACGGCGGCGCACGCCTGACCGCCAAGGTCAACACCACCGCCAATCTGGCCAACGTCGACATCGATCCGGCCCATCCGGACCCCTTCTCGCCCTGGCGGGACAAGGTGGCTCGCACCGACCTCCGTGCCCAGGATCTGGCCGCGTTCCGAACCGCCTTGAAGGACAGCGGCGTCTTCGGCCCGGCCGCGGTGGGGCTGGAATTGGATTCCGACGGCTTCTATTGGATCGTCGCCGGATGTTCGGAAGGCCGGATGGTGTTCACCGGCTACGAGTGGCCCTCGCCCGCCTTCCTGGGGCTGCGCTTCGACAAGCCGCTGTTCGCCTGGGACTTCACCGGCGTGGCGGTGAATCCGCCGCGCAAGACCAGCAAGTTCGAGCTTTACGGCAAGACCCAACCCTCGCCAGGAGAGGATCGCGCCTTCCGGGTTCGTATCGGCGAGGGAGGCCTTTGGAGCCTGGGTTCCCGATTTTGAGTGCACTAGCGAAGCTTGAGGCCGGATTCAGCCCCTTATTTTATGAGAAATGTCGTTCAGTATCATATAATTAACTGTAGATTTCCATCGCCATTGTGCACTGCACAAAAATGGGCTTGACGGAGCCTGGGCGGCCGCCTATATTCATCGTGATGCTGCAGTGCAGCAAATGGAATCGACGGGGCCGGGCCCCAAAGAGTCCGCCCCGTGGGCCATGCGGCCCGCAACCGGATAGCACATGCCAAGGAGCACGAAGATGACCGCAAACAGCAACAAGAAGCCCGCCAATCCCCGCGAGCAGATGGAAGCCGCCGTCGAAGCCGGCAAGGAAACCCTGGAAGCCGCCGTCAAGGCCGGTACCGATGTGGCCGCCAAGAGCGTGGAAAAGGCCGTCGCCATGACCCGCGAGCAGGTCGAAGCCGCCGTCAAGGTCGGCACCGATGCCTTCAAGAGCTACGAGGACATCGTCGGCTTCGGCAAGGACAACGTGGATGCCGTGATGAAGTCGGGCACCGTCTTCGTCAAGGGCGTGCAGGACCTGCACAAGGTCATGTTCGGCCTGGCCCAGGCCTCCGTGGAAGAGAGCGTCGCCGCCACCAAGGCCCTCCTGGGCTGCAAGACCCTGCCCGAGGCGATCAAGGTCGGCAGCGACTACGCCAAGATCAACTACGAGAAGGCGATGAACGAGTCACGCAAGCTTTCCGATCTGTCGCTGGCGGTGGCCGAGAATGCCATCTCGCCCCTCAGCGCCCGCGTGAACGTCGCCATCGAGAAGATCACCCAGCCCATCGCTGCCTGAGTCCTCCCTGTTTCCCCACAGTTCAGGCAGTAGATCCGACGCCCGGCGGTTCCTCCCCCGCCGGGCGTCGCCCTTTTCCGGGCCCCTGTCTCCACCCTTCGGGCGGAGCGATGAGCAATTCCGTCAAAGTGGGAATTGCTCTAGCGGGCCGACACCTGGGCGGTGAATACATAACCCACCGCATGCACCGTCTGAACGGGAAGCTCTTCCCCCGCGGTTTCCTGGACCTTGCGTCGCAGCCGGCGCATCAGCGTATCCAGGTTGCGATTGCCGAGGGAACCGTCCCCGTATTCCAGAGCACCCAGGATTTGCGAACGGGTCACCGTCCGGCCGGAGTTCCCGACCAGAAGGTCGAGCAGCGTCTTTTCCTTGGGTGTCAGGCGGATCGACGTGCCGCCGGGCGCCTTCAGCACCCAATAGACGGGATCGTAGCGCCAATTCGCGGTGCCATCGACCGTGGGGCGCCGATGGATGCGCGAGACCATATTGTTGACCACGGCCGCCAGCTCGCGCGCCATCATCGGCTTGACGAAACAGAGGTCGGCGCCGGCCTGGTAGCCGCGGATTCGGTTCATGGGGTCTTCGCCGACAGTCAGGACGACGATGCCCATGTCGGTCGTGCTCCGGAGATGGTGGACGATTTCGTAGCCCTCCTGTTCCGGCAATTCCAGGTCGACCACGGCGACGTCGAAGGCCTTTCCGGTCAGACTGCGATAGAAACCCAGAGTGTCGCCGCTGCCGGCGGCGGCGATGCCTTCGCGGCGAAGCCCCTCGACGAGGCCGTCGCGAAGCATGGCCTCGCCTTCAACCACGATGACGCTACAGCTTTCCATCTTCCATTCCCCCGCCGGAAGCAGCCGCGTCGGACCTTCGCCTCCGAAGGGATGCCCCCCAGAAGTTAGCCGGCCCTACCGGATAAAATCCATTTGCCCCCTTCTGGATTGTCCTCGCGCAAGGGCAAGAAACAACCGTC
This window contains:
- a CDS encoding response regulator transcription factor — protein: MESCSVIVVEGEAMLRDGLVEGLRREGIAAAGSGDTLGFYRSLTGKAFDVAVVDLELPEQEGYEIVHHLRSTTDMGIVVLTVGEDPMNRIRGYQAGADLCFVKPMMARELAAVVNNMVSRIHRRPTVDGTANWRYDPVYWVLKAPGGTSIRLTPKEKTLLDLLVGNSGRTVTRSQILGALEYGDGSLGNRNLDTLMRRLRRKVQETAGEELPVQTVHAVGYVFTAQVSAR
- the phaP gene encoding TIGR01841 family phasin (Members of this family are phasins (small proteins associated with inclusions such as PHA granules). Note that several different families of phasins have been named PhaP despite very little sequence similarity to each other.), with translation MTANSNKKPANPREQMEAAVEAGKETLEAAVKAGTDVAAKSVEKAVAMTREQVEAAVKVGTDAFKSYEDIVGFGKDNVDAVMKSGTVFVKGVQDLHKVMFGLAQASVEESVAATKALLGCKTLPEAIKVGSDYAKINYEKAMNESRKLSDLSLAVAENAISPLSARVNVAIEKITQPIAA